The following nucleotide sequence is from Deltaproteobacteria bacterium.
CCGCCCTTGTCCCGTCCTCTGACGATTTCAGGCCTATGTCACAGAAGTTCGAACCCCGCACGTGGGAGACATTCGGAAACTCTCCGCCTGGGAGAAGCCTCACAAAGGGTTCCCCTCGGTAGAAGTCTGCATATATGGCCATGAGGCCTTCCGTATCTTCGGTGCGCGTCAGCCTGACGTAGACCGTGTTCAGAATCCCCCTCCCCATTGGAACGAGGTGAGGCACAAAGACAAGTCCCACGTCTTCTCCAGCCAGAGAAACCAGTTCCTGCTCGATCTCAGGACCATGCCGGTGTTCAAGAACCTTGTATGCCTTCAACCCTTCGTTCACTTCACAGTAGAGGGTTGCCAGCGAGGGGTCACGACCGGCCCCGCTTGCCCCTGACTTGGCGTCGATCACGATGTACGACAGGTCGACGAGTCCTGCCTTGATCAGCGGTGCCAACGCAAGAACGGCTCCCGTGGGATAGCAACCAGGATTCCCAACGATGCGAGCCCGCCTGATGGCGTCTCGATGAATCTCCGGAAGGCCGTAGACCGCCTTGCCGAGCAAGGCCTCGTATCGATGGGGCTGGTACCACTGTTCATAGATCCGGGGGTCCCTAAACCGGAAATCAGCACTCAGGTCGACCACCTGCTTGTCGAGTCCATAGAAACCGGCAACCACTTCCATGGCCGCCTTGTGGGGAAGGGCGGTAAAGACAAAATCCGATCTTCCGGCGAGCTTCTCGAGGTCGAGGGATTCGCAGATCAGGTCGGTCATCCCTCTCAAGGCAGGGAAGACCGCCCCCATGGCCTGCCCCTGGTATTTGCGGGACGTAAGGGCAGAGACCCGAACCCGGTGATGGCGGAGCAGAAGGCGGACCAACTCCATCCCTGTATAGCCGGTCGCCCCGATAACAGCCACTCTGAGCATATCCTCTATCTCACCGCGAGGTCTGAAGCGATCAAATCCTCCGGCCTCCGGCCAAAAGCCAGGGACCGAAGGGTTCAAACGACTCGTAGCCACCCACCAACAGAAAGGAGGCCCGGAGGCCTCCTTGTCTAACGCTTCGAGTACTGAAAGCTTGCCCGGGCTCCTCTTTTTCCGTACTTCTTTCTCTCCTTCACACGGGGGTCACGAGTCAGAAAACCAG
It contains:
- a CDS encoding N-acetyl-gamma-glutamyl-phosphate reductase, with protein sequence MLRVAVIGATGYTGMELVRLLLRHHRVRVSALTSRKYQGQAMGAVFPALRGMTDLICESLDLEKLAGRSDFVFTALPHKAAMEVVAGFYGLDKQVVDLSADFRFRDPRIYEQWYQPHRYEALLGKAVYGLPEIHRDAIRRARIVGNPGCYPTGAVLALAPLIKAGLVDLSYIVIDAKSGASGAGRDPSLATLYCEVNEGLKAYKVLEHRHGPEIEQELVSLAGEDVGLVFVPHLVPMGRGILNTVYVRLTRTEDTEGLMAIYADFYRGEPFVRLLPGGEFPNVSHVRGSNFCDIGLKSSEDGTRAVIVSAIDNLVKGASGQAIQNMNLMCGFPETEGLEGIALFP